A genome region from Carya illinoinensis cultivar Pawnee chromosome 2, C.illinoinensisPawnee_v1, whole genome shotgun sequence includes the following:
- the LOC122301941 gene encoding phytosulfokines-like, which translates to MAKVVSLLMISLLLCSTLTYASRPAPGLADATPAITLHADESEAEHVHDAVDVSCEGIGETECLTRRTLAAHLDYIYTQKKNP; encoded by the exons ATGGCAAAGGTCGTCAGCCTGTTGATGATAAGCCTCCTCCTCTGCTCCACGCTGACCTACGCTTCCCGCCCAGCGCCTGGGCTTGCTGATGCAACTCCTGCGATTACCCTTCATGCG GATGAGTCGGAAGCAGAGCACGTTCATGATGCTGTGGATGTGAGTTGTGAAGGAATTGGAGAGACGGAATGTTTGACAAGGAGGACGTTGGCTGCTCACCTCGACTATATCTACACCCAGAAGAAGAATCCATGA
- the LOC122295821 gene encoding uncharacterized protein LOC122295821 → MSWIARSIANSLKLDDGDDDTTANASDPNSPQKQKLDSPSSPSTPSSRGVKEDLSELTKTVSRQLWGVASFLAPPPQPQPSDQKALEEDMISGIRSDFAEISGKFKTGISKLSTNKTVSEITKIASNFLLLGSEEEIGDAVGVTEEVLAFARNVSMHPETWLDFPLPDYEDSDEFEMSDAQQEHALAIERLAPSLAALRIELCPGYMSEACFWMIYFVLLHPRLGKHDAELLSTPKIVEARTMLTHDLQSRNKAKQEPEYLGRDMNATDLTHEEHLSVLPGASESAPLKTSAVELASSSVPADIEMEKHPVQSTELEIVDKSVVKDEPVDQTMNQHSLPGSSSRVLDDKFEDDGDDWLKEESSEMVGVSGTTFPIGNDEDVSFSDLEEDDGDVPINYTKAMTASDSSTKDSRDWVQLSRSSADSVKDISSVEIKNAGSEQVSARNPESKEPNDWLNLDDIDVI, encoded by the exons ATGTCTTGGATAGCCAGGTCGATCGCCAACTCCCTCAAACTCGACGACGGCGACGACGACACCACCGCCAATGCCTCGGATCCGAACTCTCCACAGAAGCAGAAGCTGGACTCTCCCTCTTCACCATCTACTCCATCCTCACGTGGCGTTAAAGAGGATCTCTCCGAGCTCACCAAAACCGTATCCCGTCAACTCTGGGGCGTTGCCTCCTTCCTTGcccctcctcctcaacctcaacCTTCCGATCAAAAAGCCTTGGAAGAGGACATGATCTCCGGAATCCGCAGCGATTTCGCCGAGATCAGCGGGAAATTTAAGACCGGCATCTCAAAGCTATCGACCAACAAAACGGTGTCGGAGATCACCAAAATAGCTTCCAATTTTCTCCTGCTTGGATCGGAGGAGGAGATCGGCGATGCTGTCGGTGTAACAGAAGAGGTGCTTGCCTTCGCAAGAAACGTCTCGATGCATCCAGAAACTTGGCTGGATTTCCCTCTCCCTGACTACGAAGATTCTGATg AATTTGAAATGTCTGATGCCCAACAAGAACATGCTCTGGCTATTGAACGGCTTGCACCGAGCTTGGCTGCTCTCAGGATTGAACTTTGCCCAGGATATATGAGTGAGGCTTGCTTCTGGATGATTTATTTTGTACTGTTGCATCCAAGACTCGGTAAACATGACGCAGAACTTCTGTCAACACCAAAA ATAGTGGAAGCCAGAACAATGTTGACACATGATTTGCAAAGCCGAAATAAGGCAAAGCAAGAACCTGAATATTTGGGAAGAGACATGAACGCTACCGACTTAACACATGAAGAGCATCTCTCGGTGCTGCCTGGTGCATCTGAATCAGCCCCTCTCAAGACGTCAGCCGTTGAACTTGCATCTTCTTCAGTGCCAGCTGACATTGAGATGGAGAAGCACCCAGTCCAAAGTACTGAACTTGAGATTGTTGACAAGTCTGTTGTTAAGGATGAACCAGTGGATCAAACCATGAACCAACATTCACTGCCTGGTTCCTCCTCTAGGGTCTTAGATGATAAATTTGAggatgatggtgatgattgGTTGAAAGAGGAAAGTTCAGAAATGGTTGGTGTAAGTGGAACTACCTTCCCTATTGGGAATGATGAGGATGTATCATTTAGCGATCTTGAGGAGGATGATGGAGATGTGCCCATAAATTACACGAAAGCCATGACTGCTTCTGATTCTTCAACAAAAGACTCGCGAGACTGGGTTCAGCTGAGCAGAAGCTCCGCTGACTCAGTTAAAGACATCAGCTCTGTTGAGATAAAAAATGCTGGATCTGAGCAGGTAAGTGCTCGTAACCCTGAGTCAAAGGAACCTAATGACTGGCTTAATCTTGATGACATTGATGTAATTTGA